CCGGCGCAAACGGCTGCTGAAAAAGACCAAAGGATATTGGGGAACGCGGAGTAATGTTTTAACCGTAGCGAAACACGTTTCCGATAAAGCTGGACAATATGCCTATCGTGACCGTCGTGTGAAAAAGCGTGCCTTCCGTGCGTTGTGGATTATGCGCATTAATGCAGCGGCTCGTGAAAACGGCACGACTTATTCAAAGCTTATGGCTGCGATGGCAAAGAAAGAAATTGCTATCAACCGTAAGGCGCTTGCCGAAATCGCCGTTAGCGATCCTGTCGCATTTGCCGAAGTGGTTAAGGTCGCAATGAATTAATATTCGGCTTTGCTGATTTTTATGTATCTTTCATAGGCTTGTAAGACATCTTGCAGGCCTTTTTCATTTCGGTAAATGACTTACTTGTGGTGTTGAGCGAGTCGTTTTTCCGATGCGGAAAAAGATAAACGGCCAAGATGGCAACTTCTTTCCCATGTCGTGTTGAGCGGAGATGAAACATGGCAATTCTGAGGCCTTCGCTTTAGTTCCAGTTAAAAGTTGTCATCAACGACCTGTCTTTCAAAGACGCCGCACTTCGTCTCCGCTCAGTGCGACACAAGAAGTTTTGTCATCGGTAGCGGAGATGAAACCCTGGAAATCCCGAAGCCTTTGTCTCTG
Above is a window of Chloroherpeton thalassium ATCC 35110 DNA encoding:
- the rplT gene encoding 50S ribosomal protein L20, with the protein product MPRSKNAVASRARRKRLLKKTKGYWGTRSNVLTVAKHVSDKAGQYAYRDRRVKKRAFRALWIMRINAAARENGTTYSKLMAAMAKKEIAINRKALAEIAVSDPVAFAEVVKVAMN